One region of Candidatus Hydrogenedens sp. genomic DNA includes:
- a CDS encoding SDR family NAD(P)-dependent oxidoreductase, translating to MAGRFVDQVVLITGASSGIGEATAYEFAKEGAKVALVARRKDRLEKVKETIIQNKGIAEFFVADVTNYEELKKAVEEIIRTWGKLDVVLANAGMGVPGHILQLKAEDFRRQFETNFFGVINTIELALPYLIKQKGRLGIVGSVAGRVFTPLSAPYCSSKSAIVALSECIYYDLKPMGVSVTLITPGFVKSEIRHKNKYGELTDRPDPVPSFLVMPTEKAAQQIVCALYHRKPEIIITKHGKLSIFFGRHFPRTYRFLLGILSRKSVKRIPLPVYPDDKK from the coding sequence ATGGCAGGTAGATTTGTTGACCAGGTTGTGCTTATTACAGGGGCTTCTTCTGGCATAGGGGAAGCAACGGCTTATGAATTTGCGAAAGAAGGAGCTAAAGTAGCATTAGTTGCTCGCAGAAAAGATAGACTTGAAAAGGTTAAAGAAACCATTATTCAAAATAAAGGAATTGCTGAATTCTTTGTCGCTGATGTTACAAATTATGAGGAATTAAAAAAAGCGGTAGAAGAAATCATTCGAACCTGGGGAAAATTGGATGTTGTATTAGCCAATGCTGGGATGGGAGTACCGGGACATATCCTGCAATTAAAAGCAGAGGATTTCCGTAGACAGTTTGAAACAAATTTCTTTGGTGTTATTAATACTATTGAACTAGCTCTGCCCTATCTTATTAAACAAAAAGGGCGGTTAGGCATTGTTGGAAGTGTAGCAGGAAGGGTTTTTACTCCCTTATCTGCACCATATTGCAGTAGCAAGTCTGCAATTGTTGCACTTTCGGAATGTATATATTATGACCTGAAACCTATGGGGGTATCTGTAACCTTAATTACCCCGGGGTTTGTCAAAAGTGAAATACGCCATAAAAATAAATATGGCGAATTGACTGACCGCCCTGACCCGGTTCCTTCATTTTTAGTAATGCCCACAGAGAAAGCGGCCCAACAAATTGTTTGTGCGTTATATCATCGGAAGCCAGAAATAATTATTACAAAGCATGGGAAACTTTCCATCTTCTTTGGAAGACATTTTCCCAGAACTTATCGTTTTTTATTAGGAATTCTTTCCCGAAAAAGTGTAAAAAGAATTCCATTACCGGTATATCCTGATGATAAGAAATAG
- a CDS encoding lysophospholipid acyltransferase family protein, which produces MAPILFSLRCLVYPISFFSEQTDRKIRRYLLHTWARIFVIVSGIEIHIEGTVPKVPCFIVANHISYIDTLLLHYATKCIFVARGDVEHWPVIGFVAKKLYIIFIDRSNRLDTKRVNEEIKHALKMGDGVAVFAESRISCGKDVQPFRPALLSAPVECHMPVYYASITYEAIDGTPPISYFVAWWRPEPFTYHLLRLLGYRGFKARVIFGEQPIYGTDRKELANQLWQNVRKNFIPIQ; this is translated from the coding sequence ATGGCTCCTATCTTATTTTCTCTTCGCTGTTTAGTTTATCCCATTTCGTTTTTCTCCGAACAGACAGACCGAAAAATCCGACGGTATTTATTACACACATGGGCAAGAATTTTTGTCATAGTCTCGGGTATAGAAATTCATATTGAAGGCACCGTTCCTAAAGTTCCCTGCTTTATAGTGGCTAATCATATTAGCTATATAGATACCCTTTTGCTTCATTATGCAACGAAATGTATTTTTGTAGCCCGTGGCGATGTAGAACATTGGCCTGTTATCGGTTTTGTCGCTAAGAAACTTTATATCATCTTTATTGACCGTTCCAACCGATTGGACACCAAAAGGGTAAACGAAGAAATTAAACATGCTTTGAAAATGGGAGATGGAGTGGCGGTCTTTGCAGAAAGTCGAATTTCGTGCGGAAAAGATGTCCAGCCTTTTCGCCCGGCACTTCTAAGTGCACCCGTTGAATGTCATATGCCAGTTTATTATGCCAGTATTACCTATGAAGCAATAGATGGGACACCTCCAATAAGTTATTTTGTGGCTTGGTGGAGACCAGAACCCTTTACTTACCATCTTCTAAGATTGTTAGGTTATCGGGGATTTAAAGCACGCGTGATTTTTGGAGAACAACCTATATATGGAACCGACCGAAAAGAATTGGCAAATCAACTCTGGCAAAATGTTCGTAAAAACTTTATACCTATCCAATAG
- a CDS encoding peptidylprolyl isomerase codes for MAKNKFFLIPLVLIAGIVIIGVYSWFFAQPRLTRAQMEKAEEALKKLKQIEEVAKEETKTTPTEAGKDMQNSTPSENQNIATPTNNAEEIPIEKMPEKAPDIFKVRFECSNGNFTIECHKEWAPIGVEHFYELLKVKFYDNARFFRVVPGFVVQFGIAGDPQLNMKYGEKNIKDDPVKTSNLKGTVTFAKTSMANSRSTQLFINLDDNTRLDSMGFAPFARVIEGMDVIERINPKYGQTPDQMMIKLQGNDYLNRMFPDLDYIKRVYFVK; via the coding sequence ATGGCAAAGAATAAATTTTTTCTTATCCCCCTTGTCTTAATAGCGGGTATTGTCATCATCGGGGTTTACTCATGGTTTTTTGCCCAGCCTCGTTTAACACGAGCCCAAATGGAAAAAGCGGAAGAAGCCCTGAAAAAATTAAAACAGATTGAAGAGGTAGCAAAAGAAGAAACAAAAACAACTCCAACCGAAGCAGGAAAAGATATGCAAAATTCAACACCATCAGAAAATCAGAATATAGCAACTCCCACAAACAATGCGGAAGAAATTCCCATAGAAAAAATGCCCGAAAAAGCCCCGGATATTTTCAAAGTCCGTTTTGAATGTTCTAACGGAAACTTTACTATAGAGTGCCATAAAGAATGGGCTCCTATTGGTGTTGAACATTTTTACGAATTATTAAAAGTTAAGTTTTATGATAATGCCCGTTTTTTCCGTGTGGTTCCGGGTTTTGTGGTTCAATTTGGTATTGCAGGTGACCCACAGTTAAATATGAAATACGGGGAAAAAAATATAAAGGACGACCCGGTAAAAACAAGTAACCTAAAAGGCACCGTTACTTTTGCAAAAACATCAATGGCTAATTCACGCTCTACGCAATTATTTATAAATTTGGACGACAATACACGATTAGATTCAATGGGTTTTGCACCCTTTGCCCGTGTTATTGAGGGAATGGATGTAATAGAACGAATTAATCCCAAATATGGACAAACACCCGACCAGATGATGATTAAATTGCAAGGTAACGATTATTTAAATCGCATGTTCCCCGATTTGGATTATATTAAACGGGTTTATTTTGTGAAATAG
- a CDS encoding M28 family peptidase has product MMNKSIISKGESIQIAKEIIQTIKNILEKFGPREPGSESEYKTQEYLAEELSKHANSVVIEPFTVAPMGLFFFFPVTGIIVFFASAVLIHQPYIGFLGLIVSLAIIWFQFGQYRQLLDPFLPKRESNNVCARWTPSSKNITQRIILCGHADSAYEMRYNQWGKPYIKLAVLSLIICMLALLFLSLLLSYEHFKGQELTFIPESLRKLAIVFGIIYGLIAVSFIRFSQVVPGANDNLTGSVTAVEVLKWFSKHPLEIQNTEIVCLITGSEEAGLRGAMAFVQKHKEELKNLPTVVLAIDTLGDFTELGVIVRDLNGLLPHHTGAISLLYQAGLDCGFTLKPITVFLGSSDATAFTRAGIPASGLVAMDPGPAHYYHTRYDTADALNEETLSTGLTILIQAVKNYDTYGLPEKGAIPVLQKKHQIEKSEELAVG; this is encoded by the coding sequence ATGATGAATAAAAGTATAATATCAAAGGGAGAAAGTATCCAGATTGCTAAAGAAATTATCCAGACGATAAAAAATATTTTAGAAAAATTCGGACCCCGTGAGCCCGGTTCAGAAAGTGAATATAAAACACAAGAATATTTAGCCGAAGAATTAAGCAAACATGCTAACTCAGTGGTTATCGAACCTTTCACTGTAGCTCCAATGGGGTTATTTTTCTTCTTCCCTGTAACAGGTATCATTGTTTTTTTTGCTTCTGCTGTGCTTATTCATCAACCCTACATTGGATTTTTAGGATTAATTGTTTCCCTTGCAATTATTTGGTTCCAATTTGGACAATACCGACAATTATTAGACCCCTTTCTCCCTAAAAGAGAATCTAATAATGTCTGTGCTCGATGGACACCATCAAGCAAAAATATAACCCAACGAATTATTTTGTGTGGACATGCAGACAGTGCCTATGAAATGAGATACAATCAATGGGGGAAACCCTATATAAAACTCGCCGTTCTATCTCTGATAATATGTATGCTGGCTCTTCTCTTTCTATCCTTACTTCTTTCTTATGAACATTTCAAAGGACAGGAATTAACATTTATCCCGGAAAGTCTACGAAAATTAGCCATAGTATTTGGGATTATATATGGTTTGATAGCAGTTTCTTTCATAAGATTTTCACAAGTAGTTCCCGGTGCTAATGATAATTTAACCGGAAGTGTTACCGCAGTTGAAGTATTAAAATGGTTTTCAAAACATCCCTTAGAAATTCAAAATACCGAAATTGTATGCTTGATAACAGGCAGTGAAGAAGCCGGTTTACGCGGTGCTATGGCTTTTGTTCAAAAGCATAAAGAGGAACTAAAAAATCTGCCCACCGTTGTGCTCGCAATTGATACTTTAGGCGATTTTACAGAGTTAGGAGTTATCGTTCGCGATTTAAACGGCTTATTACCACACCATACAGGGGCTATATCACTGTTATATCAAGCAGGTTTGGATTGTGGATTTACACTAAAACCCATTACAGTGTTTTTAGGTTCCTCCGATGCTACTGCTTTTACTCGTGCCGGTATCCCTGCTTCCGGATTGGTTGCTATGGACCCTGGTCCTGCCCATTATTACCACACCCGCTATGATACAGCAGATGCTCTAAACGAGGAAACATTATCTACAGGCTTGACTATCCTGATACAGGCAGTTAAAAATTACGATACTTACGGACTTCCGGAAAAAGGAGCCATTCCTGTTCTTCAGAAAAAACATCAAATAGAAAAATCAGAAGAATTAGCAGTCGGATAA
- the nifJ gene encoding pyruvate:ferredoxin (flavodoxin) oxidoreductase produces the protein MNRPMHTLDGNEAVATIAYQVNDVAAIYPITPSSPMGEFMDQWAAEGRKNMWGNVPQVVEMQSEAGAAGAVHGSLQAGAITTTFTASQGLMLMLPNMYKIAGELTPTVFHVSARSLAIHALSIFGDHSDVMAARTTGFALLASASVQEAMDFALIAQSATLKSRIPFLHFFDGFRTSHEVVKIEMLTNEDIRAMIDEEYVRAHRERALNPDKPVIRGTAQNPDVYFQGRETCNPYYLACPAIVQEYMDRFAKITGRQYHLFDYIGAPDAERILILMGSGCEAVTETIDYLVNKGEKVGAIKVRLYRPFDAKALIKAIPTSVNKIAVLDRCKESGAPGEPLYLDVVNAINEAYTNGEIKIIPRIIGGRYGLSSKEFTPAMIKGVLDELAKEKPKNHFTVGIKDDVTHTSIDYDPNFSTEDPSVVRAVFYGLGSDGTVGANKNSIKIIGEDTPNYAQGYFVYDSKKSGSMTVSHLRFGPKEIHSNYLITRANFVACHQFTFIEKYDILKLAENNAIFLLNSPYGPDEIWNYLPKTTQKRIIDKKIKFYIIDAVKVAREAGMGGRINTIMQTCFFAISGILPREEAIKAIKDSIKKTYGKRGEAIVQKNWQAV, from the coding sequence ATGAACAGACCGATGCATACACTCGATGGTAACGAAGCGGTAGCAACCATTGCCTATCAGGTAAATGATGTCGCCGCAATTTATCCTATTACCCCTTCTTCTCCTATGGGCGAATTTATGGACCAATGGGCAGCAGAAGGCAGGAAAAATATGTGGGGAAATGTCCCGCAGGTAGTAGAAATGCAAAGTGAAGCAGGTGCCGCAGGTGCTGTTCACGGGTCCTTGCAGGCAGGTGCCATTACCACCACATTTACTGCTTCACAGGGTTTGATGCTGATGTTACCTAATATGTATAAAATTGCCGGTGAACTCACTCCGACTGTGTTTCATGTTTCTGCCCGTTCCCTTGCTATTCATGCCCTTTCCATTTTTGGTGACCATTCCGATGTGATGGCGGCACGCACAACGGGTTTTGCTCTTCTGGCTTCTGCCTCTGTGCAGGAAGCAATGGACTTTGCTCTAATTGCCCAATCTGCAACGCTGAAATCAAGAATTCCCTTTTTGCATTTCTTCGATGGTTTCCGCACTTCACATGAAGTTGTGAAAATAGAAATGCTTACCAATGAAGACATAAGAGCCATGATAGATGAAGAATATGTTCGAGCACATCGGGAAAGAGCGTTAAATCCTGACAAACCGGTCATTCGTGGGACTGCTCAAAATCCAGATGTGTATTTCCAGGGTAGAGAAACCTGCAATCCTTACTATTTAGCATGTCCAGCAATTGTTCAAGAGTATATGGACCGTTTCGCAAAAATCACAGGTAGGCAGTATCACCTTTTCGACTATATAGGTGCTCCAGATGCAGAACGGATATTGATTCTGATGGGCTCTGGCTGTGAAGCAGTTACAGAAACGATTGATTATCTCGTAAATAAGGGAGAAAAAGTCGGTGCTATAAAAGTTCGTCTCTATCGTCCATTCGATGCAAAAGCCCTTATTAAGGCTATTCCTACATCCGTAAATAAAATAGCCGTATTAGACCGTTGTAAAGAATCCGGTGCTCCAGGTGAACCTCTTTATCTGGATGTGGTAAATGCAATTAATGAAGCATATACAAACGGTGAAATTAAAATTATCCCCAGAATTATTGGGGGTAGATATGGACTTTCTTCCAAAGAATTCACCCCGGCAATGATTAAAGGTGTTCTGGATGAATTAGCCAAAGAAAAACCGAAAAATCACTTTACCGTCGGAATCAAAGACGATGTGACACATACAAGCATTGATTACGACCCCAATTTTTCAACCGAAGACCCCAGTGTCGTTCGAGCTGTATTCTACGGATTAGGTTCCGATGGAACTGTAGGAGCCAATAAAAACTCTATCAAAATTATCGGTGAAGATACCCCAAACTATGCTCAAGGGTATTTCGTTTACGACTCAAAAAAATCGGGTTCCATGACCGTATCCCATTTGCGGTTTGGTCCCAAAGAAATCCATTCAAATTATCTCATTACCCGTGCAAACTTTGTAGCCTGTCATCAGTTCACTTTTATAGAAAAATACGATATATTGAAACTGGCAGAAAACAACGCTATTTTCTTACTAAATAGCCCTTATGGTCCCGATGAAATATGGAATTACTTGCCCAAAACCACACAAAAACGAATTATTGATAAGAAAATCAAGTTTTATATAATTGATGCTGTAAAAGTTGCTCGTGAAGCCGGAATGGGGGGAAGAATTAACACTATCATGCAGACTTGCTTCTTTGCTATTAGTGGAATTTTACCTCGAGAAGAAGCTATAAAAGCCATTAAAGATTCTATAAAGAAAACTTATGGGAAACGCGGAGAAGCCATAGTTCAGAAAAATTGGCAGGCTGTAGA